In Nocardioides sp. WS12, the DNA window GTGCGCCGTCTGGCCTCGGCCTCGATGTCCTCCAGGTCGTGCTCCAGGACCTTGCGGGTGCGCTCGTAGCTGAAGCCGCCGAAGGCTGCCCAGATCGCGCGCGACAGCGGTGAGCGATGGCTCATCTCCACCGTCGTGGTCATCGCCAGCCGCGTCTGGCCGCGGTCCTGGCCCGTCGGCGTGAGTCGGTACGCCGTCCGGATGATGTCGTTGCCGACTTCGGCCTCGACGACGGTGCGCAGGGGCGGCTGCGACTCGACGACCTGGATCTCCTCGGGGCCGTGATGGCCGAAGAGGGTGCGTCGTTCGCGCCAAGCGGTGCCGACGTCGTACTCACCCTCGGTCAGGAGTTCGGTCTCGCTGACGCTGCGGAGCACGTCGTTGGCATGGGCGACATCGGTGATGACGTCCCACACCTGCTCCGGCGGAGCGGGGATCGTGCCGTGGACATGAATGACGTGACCAGCCATGGACTCACTCCTTGATGGTTCCCCCAGATCCCCATGGTGCGCCCGGTC includes these proteins:
- a CDS encoding SRPBCC family protein; translated protein: MAGHVIHVHGTIPAPPEQVWDVITDVAHANDVLRSVSETELLTEGEYDVGTAWRERRTLFGHHGPEEIQVVESQPPLRTVVEAEVGNDIIRTAYRLTPTGQDRGQTRLAMTTTVEMSHRSPLSRAIWAAFGGFSYERTRKVLEHDLEDIEAEARRRTLAD